Proteins from one Desulfonema limicola genomic window:
- a CDS encoding ATP synthase F0 subunit B — translation MKIPRNLSFLSYIIIGILCIFFCGQAAFASEGGGDNWRHTYDLGMKWLNFAILAFVIYKFGKAPLMNFLHGQKNKLSVEIGEIEKDKSRINEKLKEIQAVLDKGEAHYAELKERIINQGLKSKADIIEQAKSHSQILIEASKQKVDNEILKAKRNFKAELIDAAIAIASEKLPTQITDDDNQKFIDNYLAGTAK, via the coding sequence ATGAAGATACCCAGAAATCTAAGCTTTTTATCATATATTATTATAGGTATTTTGTGCATCTTTTTTTGTGGACAGGCAGCTTTTGCATCTGAAGGCGGCGGCGATAACTGGCGGCATACTTATGATCTTGGTATGAAATGGCTTAATTTTGCGATACTGGCTTTTGTAATATACAAGTTTGGCAAAGCCCCTCTTATGAATTTTCTTCATGGACAAAAAAACAAGCTGTCTGTTGAAATTGGAGAAATAGAAAAGGATAAATCCCGGATTAATGAAAAACTCAAAGAAATTCAGGCTGTCCTTGATAAAGGAGAAGCCCATTATGCAGAATTAAAAGAGCGGATCATCAACCAGGGATTAAAAAGCAAGGCCGATATTATAGAACAAGCCAAAAGCCACAGCCAGATACTCATCGAAGCATCTAAACAAAAGGTTGACAACGAAATTCTAAAGGCAAAAAGAAATTTTAAGGCAGAATTGATTGATGCTGCAATAGCAATTGCTTCTGAAAAACTGCCGACCCAGATTACCGATGATGATAATCAGAAATTTATTGATAATTATCTTGCCGGTACAGCAAAATAG
- a CDS encoding ATP synthase subunit I: MESVRETQKKYCSRAMITAVFAGFFFILAGYKPIGKGIILGAFFSIINFILIGETLPGRIMSEKKRAFFLSLGSILVRYTLLAVPLLLAIKLESYNLFAVIAGIFMIQFIIIVEQFAVLLSSTLKKR; encoded by the coding sequence ATGGAGTCAGTTAGGGAAACCCAGAAAAAATATTGTTCCAGGGCAATGATTACAGCAGTCTTTGCAGGTTTTTTTTTTATACTGGCTGGTTATAAACCCATTGGCAAAGGCATTATTTTAGGAGCTTTTTTCAGTATCATAAATTTTATACTGATAGGAGAGACCCTGCCTGGCCGGATAATGAGTGAAAAGAAAAGGGCGTTTTTTTTATCCCTGGGTTCCATTTTAGTGCGTTATACCTTGCTGGCTGTACCGCTTTTGCTGGCGATAAAACTTGAATCATACAATCTTTTTGCTGTAATTGCAGGAATTTTTATGATTCAGTTTATAATAATTGTAGAGCAGTTTGCTGTTTTATTATCATCAACCCTTAAGAAAAGGTAG
- a CDS encoding type II toxin-antitoxin system RelE/ParE family toxin translates to MIVSFKNKETEKIFNRRFSKKLPHDIQRKALEKLWMIDVADDLSALRIPPGNRLEALEHDRKGQYSIRINDQWRICFKWNRNNAYDVEIEDYH, encoded by the coding sequence ATGATTGTATCTTTTAAAAATAAAGAAACAGAGAAAATATTCAACCGCCGTTTTTCAAAAAAACTGCCTCATGATATACAGCGGAAGGCTTTGGAAAAGTTATGGATGATAGATGTTGCAGATGATCTTTCCGCTTTACGGATTCCGCCTGGAAACCGGCTGGAAGCATTGGAACATGATCGGAAAGGGCAGTACAGTATCCGGATAAACGATCAATGGCGCATATGCTTCAAATGGAATCGCAATAATGCTTACGATGTTGAAATTGAAGATTATCATTGA
- a CDS encoding ATP synthase F0 subunit C, with protein sequence MELDIKTWVSVSAFLGGGLAMGLGAIGAAIGEGNAALSANAAVSRNPESSTEIFKGMLVGQAVAESASIFALVVAMILLFTKFAAPSFLIICAVISAGLCMGLGAIGAGIGSGLPAGAACTAISRQPAVSAKLMTNMLIGSAVCQTPSIFALVTAFILIFSNFSNAPVSPTWAALIGAGLATGLSAIGSGIGGGLVAKESCEGVGRQPAASMPVTNVMLLGQAITQTPAILGMLVSFILLFKGFPASDTFTPAMALLGSGLCMGIGAIGPGIGEGWASSGGVKWIARNEKHTGDITRLMLVGMAVTESTAIYAMVISLSLIFVL encoded by the coding sequence ATGGAACTTGATATTAAGACTTGGGTAAGTGTGTCAGCTTTTTTAGGCGGCGGACTTGCTATGGGACTGGGTGCAATAGGAGCTGCCATTGGTGAAGGAAATGCAGCACTATCTGCAAATGCTGCTGTATCTCGTAATCCTGAATCATCAACAGAAATCTTCAAAGGAATGCTGGTTGGACAGGCAGTTGCTGAATCAGCTTCAATTTTTGCACTTGTGGTTGCAATGATTCTTTTGTTTACAAAGTTTGCTGCTCCTTCTTTCCTGATTATATGTGCAGTAATCTCAGCAGGACTCTGCATGGGTCTTGGAGCCATAGGAGCAGGTATAGGTTCAGGTCTGCCTGCCGGGGCTGCGTGTACGGCAATATCCCGCCAGCCTGCTGTGAGTGCAAAACTAATGACAAACATGCTGATTGGTTCAGCTGTGTGCCAGACCCCGTCAATATTTGCCCTGGTAACAGCTTTTATTCTCATCTTTTCAAACTTTTCCAATGCACCTGTTTCTCCCACATGGGCGGCACTTATAGGCGCAGGACTGGCAACAGGTTTAAGTGCTATTGGTTCAGGCATTGGAGGAGGGCTGGTTGCAAAAGAAAGCTGTGAAGGAGTTGGAAGACAGCCTGCTGCAAGTATGCCTGTTACAAATGTTATGCTTTTGGGTCAGGCTATTACCCAGACTCCTGCCATTCTTGGAATGCTGGTCAGTTTTATATTGCTGTTCAAGGGCTTTCCCGCATCTGATACCTTTACCCCTGCAATGGCATTGCTGGGATCAGGTCTCTGCATGGGAATTGGAGCTATCGGCCCAGGCATAGGAGAAGGGTGGGCATCCAGCGGCGGTGTTAAATGGATAGCCAGGAATGAAAAACACACAGGAGATATTACCAGGCTTATGCTGGTTGGAATGGCAGTTACAGAATCAACAGCTATATATGCTATGGTAATATCATTATCTCTTATTTTTGTATTATAA
- the atpB gene encoding F0F1 ATP synthase subunit A, with product MEELGKIHQLIVPFMGRNLTFNLETIIMTWIVIIMLLLFGYLASRKKSRLPGPLQVVGELFVSQLYTLSEDSLNKEMAKKYGPLVCALFMFLAVSNSIGIIPHMEEPTKDLNTPLSLGILGFVIANYAGIRAKGFKKYALEYFEPFFIMMPLNIIGELAKVVSISFRLFGNIMGGAIIILVVSYLVYSVILPPFLNAFFGLFVGTIQAFVFTMLTIVYISVQVK from the coding sequence ATGGAAGAATTAGGTAAGATTCACCAGTTAATTGTTCCGTTCATGGGACGGAACCTCACTTTTAACCTTGAAACCATTATAATGACCTGGATCGTTATTATAATGCTGCTGTTGTTCGGTTATCTGGCATCACGTAAAAAGAGCCGTCTCCCAGGCCCTTTACAGGTTGTTGGAGAACTTTTTGTGTCTCAGCTTTATACTTTGTCTGAAGACTCTCTTAACAAGGAAATGGCAAAAAAATACGGGCCTCTTGTATGTGCTTTGTTCATGTTTCTTGCTGTTTCCAACTCCATTGGCATAATTCCCCATATGGAAGAGCCGACAAAGGATTTAAACACACCGTTAAGTCTTGGTATTTTGGGATTTGTTATTGCAAACTATGCCGGAATAAGGGCAAAAGGGTTCAAAAAATATGCTTTAGAATATTTTGAACCCTTTTTTATTATGATGCCTCTGAACATTATTGGCGAGCTTGCTAAAGTTGTTTCCATATCTTTCCGTCTTTTTGGAAACATTATGGGCGGTGCTATTATTATCCTGGTGGTATCATACCTGGTTTACAGTGTTATTCTGCCACCGTTTCTTAATGCATTTTTTGGGCTTTTTGTAGGTACAATTCAAGCTTTTGTATTTACAATGCTCACCATTGTTTACATTTCGGTACAGGTGAAATAA
- a CDS encoding transglutaminase TgpA family protein: MRKYDIHILPIIASILIAIGPFFLKLPGWTMAWCFFLWIFAIAGLKMGWNRPGRVILTLLTLGSFAALVISFRRNLGSDTYLAVLSVMAALKPLEIRSHRDRMVTIFLSYFIIIANLFYSEDDSLLIIIYMFFSVLTVTAALIHINHPQAAIKSKFRMSGVFILQAVPVMLILFFLFPRIQGNIWGFASRFSGTSGFSDRMSPGSISSIVENNAVAFRVRFEKEIPPPSRLYWRGIVFTIFDGKNWRRASRLMEVNNFKKQESPVNYSITLEPHKQQWLFALDMPGSIPQTAELLNDYTLYSKYRITDRIVYKLTSFTDYNTGTIAHMGKVGLQIPGSGNPQARELAAQWRLQTDSPEEIARMAMDYFKDNDFYYTLQPPLLSENNPVDDFLFNTRQGYCEHYASAFTYLMRAARIPARVVGGYLGGEQNPYGDYMIVRQSDAHAWTEIWIQDRGWVRMDPTSAVSPERVERGVRGSLSDEDLSRIGSFSNIGVLTEILLSAQFGWDMLNAYWTEWFMTYEFENQQELFFKLGIHPGSWTAALKAILLAMVLISFFIILFLASLYYKSENKKDPVKKVYDSFCRKMAKAGIPREPDQGPLTFSEKIVELRHDLKAQIAEITDLYIYLRYGHGQGSKDLEKLIHLVKKFNPHRRQ, translated from the coding sequence ATGAGAAAATATGACATTCATATCCTGCCGATAATTGCAAGTATATTAATTGCCATTGGTCCTTTTTTCCTGAAACTGCCGGGCTGGACTATGGCCTGGTGTTTTTTTCTCTGGATATTTGCCATTGCTGGTTTAAAAATGGGCTGGAACAGACCAGGCAGGGTAATACTGACTTTGTTAACCCTGGGCAGTTTTGCAGCACTTGTAATAAGCTTTCGCAGAAATCTCGGCAGTGATACCTATCTGGCTGTTCTTTCAGTCATGGCTGCATTAAAACCTCTGGAAATCAGGTCCCACAGAGACAGAATGGTAACAATTTTTCTCAGTTATTTTATAATCATTGCAAACCTGTTTTATTCTGAAGATGACTCCCTTTTAATTATTATCTATATGTTTTTTTCTGTCCTGACAGTAACTGCAGCATTAATTCATATTAATCATCCCCAGGCAGCAATAAAATCCAAATTCCGCATGTCAGGTGTTTTTATTTTACAGGCTGTTCCTGTCATGCTTATACTTTTTTTCCTGTTTCCAAGAATCCAGGGCAATATATGGGGATTTGCCAGCCGTTTTTCAGGAACCTCAGGATTTTCAGACAGGATGTCCCCTGGCAGTATTTCCAGTATTGTTGAAAATAATGCTGTTGCATTCAGGGTAAGATTTGAAAAAGAGATACCCCCTCCATCCAGGCTTTACTGGCGGGGAATTGTATTTACAATCTTTGACGGCAAAAACTGGCGAAGGGCTTCCAGGCTGATGGAGGTTAATAATTTTAAAAAACAAGAATCTCCTGTAAATTACAGCATTACACTCGAACCCCATAAACAGCAATGGCTTTTTGCCCTTGATATGCCAGGTTCAATTCCCCAAACAGCAGAACTGTTAAACGACTATACCTTGTATTCAAAATATAGAATAACAGACAGGATAGTTTATAAATTAACATCCTTTACAGATTATAATACAGGCACTATAGCCCATATGGGAAAGGTTGGTTTGCAGATTCCTGGATCAGGAAATCCACAAGCAAGGGAACTGGCAGCCCAGTGGCGCTTACAAACAGATTCTCCTGAAGAAATTGCGCGCATGGCAATGGATTATTTTAAAGATAATGATTTTTACTATACATTACAGCCCCCTCTCCTGTCTGAAAATAACCCTGTTGATGATTTTCTGTTTAACACCAGGCAGGGATATTGTGAGCATTATGCATCTGCTTTTACCTATCTCATGCGTGCCGCAAGGATACCGGCAAGGGTTGTAGGCGGTTACCTGGGAGGAGAGCAAAATCCTTATGGGGATTATATGATTGTACGCCAGTCTGATGCTCATGCCTGGACTGAGATATGGATTCAAGACAGGGGCTGGGTAAGGATGGATCCAACATCGGCAGTATCTCCTGAAAGAGTGGAAAGGGGGGTCAGAGGCTCCCTTTCTGATGAAGACCTTTCCAGGATTGGTTCTTTTTCCAATATTGGAGTATTGACAGAAATACTGTTATCAGCCCAGTTTGGCTGGGATATGCTTAATGCTTACTGGACTGAGTGGTTTATGACCTATGAATTTGAAAATCAGCAGGAATTATTTTTCAAGCTTGGTATTCACCCAGGTTCATGGACAGCAGCATTAAAAGCTATACTCCTGGCAATGGTTTTGATTTCATTTTTTATTATTCTTTTTCTTGCTTCCCTGTATTATAAATCAGAAAACAAAAAAGACCCTGTTAAAAAGGTTTATGACAGTTTCTGCAGAAAAATGGCTAAAGCCGGTATTCCAAGAGAACCAGACCAGGGTCCTTTAACCTTTTCAGAAAAAATCGTTGAACTCCGCCATGATTTAAAAGCTCAAATAGCTGAAATTACAGACCTTTATATTTACCTGAGATATGGACATGGACAAGGCAGCAAGGATTTGGAAAAACTGATACATCTTGTTAAAAAATTTAATCCGCACAGAAGGCAATAA
- the atpF gene encoding F0F1 ATP synthase subunit B has product MQIISNIALITINETLVIQLVSFLIFVFLLNRVMVRPLLSTMDEREKFISNLRQEAEDTVEKMNNLTAQMQNQEEAARSEALAMMKEAEDAGKSQASEIFDSAHKEITELKESTQKLINEQIAEARKHVSKESEVLAVKIMEKVLERRLM; this is encoded by the coding sequence ATGCAGATTATTAGCAATATAGCCCTTATAACGATTAATGAAACACTTGTAATTCAACTTGTTTCATTTTTGATTTTTGTATTTCTGCTGAACAGGGTAATGGTTCGCCCCCTTCTCAGCACAATGGATGAGCGGGAAAAATTTATTTCAAATCTTCGGCAGGAAGCAGAAGATACAGTAGAAAAAATGAATAACCTGACAGCTCAAATGCAAAATCAGGAAGAAGCAGCCAGATCAGAAGCCCTGGCAATGATGAAAGAAGCTGAAGATGCTGGAAAAAGTCAGGCATCTGAAATCTTTGATTCAGCACACAAGGAAATAACTGAATTAAAAGAGAGTACTCAAAAATTGATAAACGAACAAATTGCCGAGGCAAGAAAGCATGTTTCCAAAGAATCGGAAGTTCTTGCAGTAAAGATTATGGAAAAAGTTTTGGAACGGAGGCTTATGTAA
- a CDS encoding HigA family addiction module antitoxin: MNEEKIPPIHPGETLLGEFLEPMGISRARIAKSLSVPESVITDIIQGKKSVTADIALRLGRYFRMSPQFWMGLQNHYDLAIAEDELENRLEQEVELYAA; encoded by the coding sequence ATGAATGAAGAAAAAATTCCGCCCATCCATCCTGGTGAAACTCTTTTGGGTGAATTTCTGGAACCCATGGGAATAAGTCGTGCCAGGATTGCAAAATCTTTAAGTGTGCCGGAATCGGTTATCACTGATATTATACAGGGTAAAAAGTCTGTGACAGCAGATATTGCTCTGCGGCTTGGAAGGTATTTCAGAATGTCTCCCCAATTCTGGATGGGCCTGCAGAATCATTATGATCTGGCAATTGCCGAAGATGAACTGGAAAATCGGCTTGAGCAGGAAGTGGAACTTTATGCGGCATAA
- the atpE gene encoding ATP synthase F0 subunit C gives MAIEGADIVKAAACLGASLAMGLGALGPGIGEGMAAAKACEAIGKNPKEAGLLTRTMLVGQAVTESTGIYSLVIALLLLFVV, from the coding sequence ATGGCGATTGAAGGTGCAGATATTGTAAAAGCAGCAGCATGTCTCGGAGCAAGTCTGGCAATGGGTCTTGGAGCACTTGGACCTGGAATTGGTGAAGGAATGGCAGCAGCAAAAGCATGTGAAGCCATCGGTAAAAACCCCAAAGAAGCAGGTCTTTTGACCAGGACAATGCTTGTAGGCCAGGCTGTTACCGAATCCACAGGTATTTACTCGCTTGTTATTGCATTATTGCTTTTGTTTGTTGTTTAA
- a CDS encoding AtpZ/AtpI family protein: MMFDYKKNQDWAENLSIVMQIGLTMAGCILFCFFIGQYIDKLLGTRGIFVTIFILLGITGGANVVYRQILEVTQTENTKDKEKPDNGVS, encoded by the coding sequence ATGATGTTTGATTATAAAAAGAATCAAGACTGGGCAGAGAACCTGTCCATAGTTATGCAGATAGGCCTGACTATGGCAGGGTGCATACTTTTCTGCTTTTTTATAGGACAATATATTGATAAATTGCTGGGAACCAGGGGAATATTTGTAACAATCTTTATTTTGCTGGGAATTACAGGCGGAGCAAATGTTGTTTACCGTCAGATCCTTGAGGTAACCCAGACAGAAAATACAAAAGATAAAGAAAAACCTGATAATGGAGTCAGTTAG
- a CDS encoding AAA family ATPase, producing MECKDHLIFEEIINKIGTVILGKEEQIRLALTCLFAKGHLLIEDLPGIGKTTLAKVLSKCMGLQFRRLQFTSDMLPGDILGVSVFEQATSSFVFHPGPIFTQVLLTDEINRATPKTQSALLEAMEEGQVTIEGETRPLESPFFVIATQNPLEQAGTFPLPESQLDRFLMRIELGYPDRSAEKQLLKGEDVDLILSDMKPCLNSVDVLDIQAQITHVHISDAFIDYLQDVLAFTRTSPHFHVGLSPRAGLALLKASRSWAFLQGRDYTIPEDMQKILPWVIGHRLRSGEDLSEISRDQLNKLLRDVPVP from the coding sequence ATGGAATGTAAAGACCACCTGATATTTGAAGAAATAATTAACAAGATAGGGACTGTTATCCTGGGAAAAGAAGAACAGATCCGCCTGGCTCTGACATGCCTTTTTGCAAAAGGACACCTGCTTATCGAAGATCTTCCAGGCATAGGAAAAACAACCCTTGCTAAGGTTTTATCCAAATGTATGGGGCTTCAATTCCGCCGTCTTCAATTTACCAGTGATATGCTTCCTGGTGATATCCTCGGGGTTTCGGTTTTTGAACAGGCAACCAGCTCTTTTGTTTTTCATCCAGGCCCCATCTTTACCCAGGTACTGCTGACCGATGAAATCAACAGGGCCACACCTAAAACCCAGAGCGCTCTGCTTGAAGCAATGGAAGAAGGCCAGGTTACAATTGAAGGTGAAACCAGGCCCCTGGAATCTCCTTTTTTTGTTATTGCAACCCAAAATCCCCTTGAACAGGCTGGAACCTTTCCCCTTCCCGAATCTCAACTGGATCGTTTTTTAATGCGCATTGAACTGGGGTATCCTGACAGATCAGCAGAAAAACAACTGCTCAAAGGTGAAGATGTTGATCTTATCCTTTCAGATATGAAACCATGTCTTAACAGTGTGGATGTACTGGATATACAGGCTCAGATAACCCATGTGCATATTTCAGATGCTTTTATAGATTATCTTCAAGATGTCCTGGCTTTTACACGCACCTCTCCGCATTTTCATGTGGGACTTTCTCCCCGTGCAGGGCTTGCTTTGCTCAAGGCTTCTCGTTCATGGGCTTTTCTGCAGGGCAGGGATTATACCATACCTGAAGATATGCAAAAAATTCTGCCCTGGGTAATTGGGCACAGACTGCGTTCTGGTGAAGACCTTTCTGAAATATCAAGAGATCAGCTTAACAAATTATTAAGAGATGTTCCTGTTCCGTGA
- a CDS encoding DUF58 domain-containing protein, with product MINKFLTKKIFKTPSQVALPYILTRKRIYIMPTRYGFLFLLVLSGMLMGSVNYENNVGFLLTFLLGGMAFISIFHTYKNMAGIQILSSGSTPAFAGEKTIFYFNVKPGYSASAAVVFHLETKDEILTDIFLNKDIKIEVSAKQRGILKPGLLKIYSSYPLGLFYAWSNLNLDLKAIVYPRPVSGPVLSSELGSSEDHDQGMSIISGTDDFEGLKIYQPGDSLQHISWKAYSKGQGLMTKSFIAQQGRSIFLDWDSLKEKDAEQKLSRLCDMVLKSDRLKINYGLKLPGKIIESGSGNAHKHNCLRELALFGIPKQEL from the coding sequence GTGATTAATAAATTTTTAACAAAAAAAATATTCAAAACTCCTTCCCAGGTTGCTCTTCCTTATATCCTTACAAGAAAACGCATTTACATCATGCCTACCAGGTATGGTTTTTTATTTCTCCTGGTTTTGTCCGGCATGTTAATGGGTTCTGTTAATTATGAAAATAATGTTGGTTTTCTTCTTACTTTTCTACTGGGAGGAATGGCATTTATTTCCATTTTTCACACCTACAAAAACATGGCAGGAATCCAGATATTATCATCAGGTTCTACTCCTGCTTTTGCAGGTGAAAAAACAATATTTTATTTTAATGTCAAACCAGGATATTCAGCCAGTGCGGCTGTTGTTTTTCATCTTGAAACAAAAGATGAAATCTTGACAGATATTTTTTTAAATAAAGATATAAAAATAGAGGTATCAGCTAAACAAAGAGGAATTTTAAAACCAGGACTGCTGAAAATATATTCTTCCTATCCACTGGGTCTGTTTTATGCCTGGTCAAATCTTAACCTTGATTTAAAAGCTATAGTTTATCCCAGACCTGTTTCAGGGCCTGTCCTTTCTTCGGAACTTGGAAGCTCTGAAGATCATGACCAGGGCATGTCTATTATTTCCGGAACAGATGATTTTGAAGGCCTTAAAATCTATCAGCCTGGAGATTCCCTGCAGCATATTTCCTGGAAAGCATATTCCAAAGGCCAGGGATTGATGACCAAATCCTTTATAGCCCAGCAGGGCAGATCAATATTTTTGGACTGGGACAGTTTAAAAGAAAAAGATGCAGAACAAAAACTCTCGCGCCTGTGTGATATGGTTTTAAAATCTGACAGACTTAAAATAAACTATGGCCTTAAACTGCCTGGAAAAATAATTGAATCAGGCAGCGGCAACGCACATAAACATAATTGTCTCAGGGAACTGGCCCTTTTTGGGATTCCCAAACAAGAGTTATAA